The nucleotide window TTTGCTCTCTTTGCAGATTGTGATCCTGTAACTTATGAAGAGACTATTTAACAATCACAATGGAGGAAAGCCATGGATGATGAAATTGCAGCTATAGAAAGGAATGACACTTGGGAGTTGACAAAACTTCCAAAAGGACTGAAACCATTGATGTGGAATGGGTGTATAAGACGAAATTGAAGGAGAATGGTGAAGTTGATAAATACAAGGCGCGTTTAGTCGCGAAAGGATACAAGCTAGAATTCGGCATCGATTACAAAGAAGTGTTTGCTCCCTTCGCACGGCACAACACAATCAGATTGATAATTGCATTGGCAGCTCAAAATTCATAGCCTATTTTCCAATTAGATGTCAAGTCGGTTTTCTTGCATGGAGAATTAAAGGAGCATGGATTTGTTAATCAACCTCCTAGTTATGTTAAAATTGGAGAGGAGTCTAaagtttataagttaaaaaaggcTTTATGCGGACTAAAACAAGCCCCACGTGCTTGGTATAGTTGTATTGAAGCATATTTTTTGAAGGGAGGTTTTCACAAATGTCCTTATGAACATTCACTTTTCATCAAATTAGGAAATGTTGGGAAAATTCTCATAGTCAGtttttatgttgatgatttaATCTATACTGGAAATGATAAGGTCATGTTTGACAAATTTAAGAAGTCCATGATGGCTGCATTTGATATGTCTGATTTGGGAATGATGTATTACTTCCTTAGTATAGAGGTAGTTCAATCTGTTGtaggtatctttatttctcagaAAAAATATGTCTAAGAGATGCTCAACAAGTTTTAGATGAAAGATTGCAATCCCAGTTGTACACCAGCAGAAACGGGGTTGAAGCTTACCAAAGATTCCCAAGGAAAAAGGGTTGATGATACACTTTACAAGCAAATGGTGGGAAGCTTAATGTATTTAAACGCAACGAGACCAGACATAATGCATGCCGTAAGTCTCATCAACAGATTCATGGATTGTTTAAAGGAGATGCATCTCTTAGCTACAAAACGGATATTCAGATATTTGCAGGGAACAACTGATTATGGGATCCTGTATAAGAAAGGAGAAAAATCAGAGTTATTTGGCTTTACGGATAGCGATTGCGCTGGAGATCTAGATGATAAAAAAAGCACATCTGGTTACGTCTTCATGATGGGGTTAGGAGCAATATCATGGTCATTGAAGAAGCAATCAATCATCACTTTATCAACAACTGAAGCCGAATTCGTGTGCTTGTCAAGCTGTTTGGTTGCGGGAGATTCTTGTAGCACTTCACTTCAAACAAAAGGGAACTACAACCATTTTTTGTGACAACAATTCAACAATTAAATTGTCTAAAAACCCAATTCTTCATGggagaagcaaacacattgatgttcggtACCATTTCTTGAGAGATCTTACAAGAAATGAAACAATTGATCTTGTGTACTGCAGAAGTGTGGATCAAGTTGCTGATATATTCACAAAGGCCCTCAAATCAAGCGCATTTCAGAAGCTTAGGGAGCTGCTTGGCGTTTGTCCAAAGAATTCATTTTAAttcaaagcttctttttttttttttaatttaaactgATATTTAGTCATTAGTTTAATGGAGGGTTTGTTGAATAAGTCAGCAGTAATTAGTTTATCATGTGGCTTATTGTTCTAGTCAATAGGAGTTTGTTATGTTTACCTATTCTTTAGGAATTAAATTTGTAGATTCTGCAGTATTTAAGTTAGTTCTTATTTTCTTGTTTATTAGTTGGTGTAATGCCTATTTAAAGGCTGATTGCTTAATGAATACGTAGTGCAGAGATTTTCTCTATTCTTCCCATTTTGTGTTCTGTTGCCTGTTACTATAACAGCTTTCAACTAGAATGCTGGCCTCCCAGCTTAGTTCACACTTGCCATTGATTGTTTGTTGACGACTGCCAGGGAATCACCTTCAATCTCTATCAATTTCTTCCCGGTGATCCTAGCTAACTATAATCCACAAAAGAGTTGTAAAATTCTGGCATGTAATTGTAGCACCATTTGTAAGAATGACAAAAGGCAATTATAGATTTTCCATAATCTTCCCTAATTATTGCACCTAATCATTCAAGTTGATCCAGCCCAGCTTGGCAGGGGATCCATTTCACCAGATTCACCATGGGTTCATTAATAATTACACCAATTTGGTTCCTGTACTTAGTTTTTGACAGTTGATCATTAGTTTTGGACAGCCGGCCACAGCCAATTCATATAATTGATTCCTGATGTTCGCAGCATACACTACTAAAACATACAGTAATTACCATACTCTACTAGTGCATCAATATATTTTGTAGAGATTTTACATCATATACATAGCAGAGATGTACGTAAGAAAACACAACAATAAGCATTGTCCCACAAATAAAATACCAGGGAATATTGGAGTTGCAAACTAAAACAGGCATTTTCCAGCAACAGCGGGTGACTATTGAACTCCCCGTGCATACAGCTGCAACTCTAAAGGAGCTTTTTTGGAAGATGAAAAACCTATGTAAGTGTATAATAACATTAAATGATGGAAGAATCTAATAGGGGTATTGTAGTCATTTCATTGTTggtgcaaattttttattttattttatttattattattttattttattttagagaaGTGGACACTTGCCACAATTtcgttaattttatttatttatttattattattattattattattagtattattattattattattattatttagagaaGTGGACTCTTGCCACAATTTCATTAATAACAAAATTTTTACAGCCCTTCGGGAGGGGCCCAACAAAAAGGAAGGGCCGCTCCTATCATATGTATCTAAGAGGGCTACAGGAGCCTAACTAGTTaggaaaccaaaaataaaaaactctaaaCCGCGATGGTCCTAAGGGTCCCTAGGCCAACCCTATCTAGGAAGAGTAGGCTCTGCACTTGCCTAGGGAGAGAGCCTGTATGAAGATGGAGGAAAGATGCTTGGCTACCACTGCCTTCACAGGCCATGCCGTCTATCGGGCCATTGCCTTCTCTAGGGATGTGATTGAAGGCGAAGGACCCCCTCTGCTTTAGAAGATTTATCCCGGCGAGCCATGGACCCCATCGCCAGGGGATCTTGGTTTTCCTTGGGAGGAGATCCACCACGATTCTAGAATCTGATTCCACAATTACCTTATTCAGCCCTCTTTCCAAGCATATCACTAGCCCATTATGGATCGACCGCAACTCTGCTAGATTATTGGATCCCACACCATAGCCAGTTGGTGCAAATGTCTATATAAAGGAGTTGTGTATCCAATTACAATGAGTGTGCAGCAGTGAAATAGTTTCTATATTTGaatttctaaatttctatttGTTTTGCTATATCTCTTCCTTCCTTCTACAAAATTAGATTTTCTAAGTTGTCTTGAGGCTTTGTAAAGCCGATAAATTTGGTTTGTACAACCAACAAATTGGCATCAGAGCTAGACGATCTTGTGGGACTGCGTATAGTTCGAAGGTGCAGATCGTATGATCAAGGTTTTGCCACTCAACGTCAAGAAAAAGGCATTGTTGTTGATCCGTGGTGTGAAGAAGTGATGGCATCCTTGATCCAGCCGCAGATTCCAAATTTATCTAAGGATAACTATGAAAATTGGTGCATCCAGATGAAGGCTTTGTTTGGATATCAAGATCTATGGGAGATCGTCATGTCagtgatgggtatgtagaacccacaaCGGAGCAAGAAGCCTCCTATTTTGCCGAACAAAAGACCGCTCTCAAAGATTAAAGGAAAAAGGacaagaaggttttttttttttaaatgtatcaagggttggatgattcTATCTTTGAACGAATAGCCGAAGCTACGACATGCAAGCAAGCATAGGAGAGTCTTAGCACCATTTTCAAGGGTGTTGATCGTGTCAGGAGGGTTCGACTCCAAACCCttagagccgagttcgaagctacacatatgaaggaaggtgagtcccatttcagattatttttcaaaattgctTGTTATagttaacaatttaaaaagaaattgagaaAAGTTTAAAGATATTCGCGGGTAGTAGAAAAAAAATACTCAGATctctcacaactaaatttgagcatgtggttgtggctcTTGAAGAATCGGAAGACTTGAAAACTTGTTCGTTgaagagttgatgggatcgttgcaagtgcatGAACAATGGATGCAGAAAAATAACGCATTGACGTTGAAACATGCCCTAAAGTCTAAGCTGACTCTAAATGACCAAAATAGTGGCCATACAAATTGTGAAGGTCGAGGCACCAACACTAATGCAAGAGGAAGGGCACGTGGATATCATCTGAACCatccacaaaatcaacaaaaatttaCCAATTTCCGTGGAAGAGGGAATGGTAGAGGCCGATCCATATGCGGTtgcaaaattatgaaaaatatttAATGCCGGAATTGCAACAAATTCGGCCATTTATGCCTCGGATTGTTGGAGCAAGCCAGTGGATCATGATAAATgatccaactatgctgaagcatcGAGTCATGACCAGGAAGACTCCACAGTGCTCCTTGCACAAAATAAAGGTTGCGATTGACcagatgtatggtatctcgacactgGTGAAAGCAATCACATGTTCGGGAAGAAAAGCCTATTTGAGGAACTCATAGAAGGAGTTCATGGTGAAGTTTCAGTGACTCGTTAAAGACGCTGGTGAAAGGTAAAagtaaaatcaaaatctttcagaagaatggtgttccaaactataacTCCAATGTGTAttacgtgcccaacatgaaaagtaatatactgagtcttagacaactcctcgaaaaagggtatgtcatacacatggagaattcttctctttccataagagatgCATGGATGTTTGATTGCgaaagtccagatggcgaagaatcATATGTTTCcgctccatataaacacaatgctcgagaagtgtttttatggaaaagcaaagaatgattcttaGATGTGGCATCTTTGCTTTGGCCAtttaaatttcagtggcctgaaacttctatcgtcatcaagcatggtgcatgactTGCCTACCATTAAAGCTCTAGAACAAGTGTGTGCAGCatgcacacttgggaaacaacaaaggaactccttttcGAGTGGAGTATCCGGAAGAGTAAGAGAACTGTTGTAGTTGGTTCATactgatatctgtggaccattggagCCAATGTCTCttagaggtaataaatactttattaccttcattgacggtTTCattagaaaattgtgggtgtacgtaatcaaagagaagtctgccgcttttactattttaaaattttttaaggctcttattgaaaaagaaagtggtcttaaaatcaaagcccttagatctgacagaggtggagagTATACTTCAAATGTCTTTCAAGGGTATTGCAAGGATCAAGGAATCAAGCAATAACATACTGCAGCTTACAtgccacaacaaaatagaattgtggaACAAAAAAACCATACCATTCTCGACATGACAAGGACCATGTTGAAGGAGAAAATTCTGCCAAAAAATTTTTGGGCAGATATAGTTGCATGTATTGCTTATCTGCTTAATAAGTGTCTGACCAAGAGTGTCAGATTCAAGACACCGcgagaagcatggagtggatacaagccgagcgtggcccaccttaaaatCCTTGGGTGTGTTTCATActctcaagttccagaagcaagaaggaaaaaaCTTGATGATCGTGACGAAAAGtgtatcttcatcggctacagtgaaGAATCGAAGGTGTACAAGCTCTATAACCCACTAACTAATAAGGTAGTGGTAAGTAGAGATGTGGAGTTTTGCAAGGAAAAAGACTGGAAGTGGAACCAGGAAGATTTGGCCAAAGAAAATAAGGTTGAGGccaaagaatatgaagaagagaggctTGTGAATTAGGATCAGACACCCACATTACCCCCTTTTATATCGCAGAAGTGCAGGAGTACGTTCCATCTCCCCTGGAAGTACTTTATCAAATTAAAATTCAGCCAACACGTCTTCGTCTAGTTCTTCTCACCCATGGCTTCGatcaaaatgagaagcctcaatgATATATATGCAGGaactgaggaagtaaatttaTTTTGCCTATATGTTGATCATGAGCATCTTGCatgagaaaggctatggaagaagaaatcTATGCTACCGAGAAGAATCACACATGGGAGTTGATCTCACTCCCTAAAGGATAgaggaccattggtctcaaatgagTGTATAAAATTAAGtggaatgccgatggtaagattgaacgatataaggcaaggcttGCAGCAAAGGGCTACAAatagaaatatggggtagactatgaagaagttttcgccccagttgctcaccttgacattacgaggatgattatctcccttgcagctcatcacggttggatgatctaccaactagatgtgaaatctgcattcctaaatggagtactcgaagaagaagtttACGTTGACCAGCTTAAAGGCTTTgttatgcaaggggaggaacacaaggtttATTGACTGAAGAAAGCTCTCCatatatgggttgaaacaagctccacgtgcCTGGAATGCATGCATTAACAACTATCTTCAAGAAAATGTCTTCTTCCAATGTACATACGAGCATGCAGTCTACATCAAGAAAAATGCACATGGCGACATCCTCATAGCatgcctatatgttgatgatctgctgttcatAGGAAATAACTAGGCAATGTTTGAAGATTTCAAGGATGCTATGTTCAATGAATTCGAGATGACTGacggtggattgatgtctttcttgGGCATCGAAGTGAAACAACAAGTCGGTGACATTTATATATCATAGAAGAAGTACGCAAAATAACttcttgaaaagttcaagatgacTGACTGCAATACCGTAAATATGCCTATAGCAACGAGCCTGAAGCTCACGAAGGATGGCGAAGGAAGAAATGCTGACTCGACTCTattcaagagtctgattggaagtctcagatacctcacaatcactagctAGGACAGATATAGCCtctagtgttgggcttctaagccagTATATGGAGGCACCAAAAGACTCACACTGGCTAGCTACAAAAAGAATTCtaaggtatatcaaagggactattgaattcagtctcttttatccatacaaTGATGATGCGATTCTGTTTGGATACTCCGATGGTGATTGGGGAGGTGGCCAAGATAAAAGGAAAAGCACCGCTCgctatgtattctatctcgggtcaattgccttcacatggaactcaaagaagTAAAGTGTGGTCActttgtccacatgtgaagcagagtatgtGGCAACATCGTCCACAGTCTATGAAGCAATATGGTTGAAGaacctgctaaaggagctgaaatATCCACATGAGGAATCCACCGTTATATATGTGGATAATAAGTCTGTAAGGCCCGTaacttagtccgtaccattccttaggatcccacggtcctcccggttgaattccggtgacccgtgacgcgtagatagcatttgcacgcgaccctaagtcacaccctgtcaactcgagtcgactcgacccgagacgaccacgccgtcgccacggttccaacgccgcgtcttgcacgccaatgcgatactcaggccaggagttatgagcctgcattcatttcgaGGAAACGTCACGCGTTGCGaatcttgagagaatctctacccaatttatcacatcaatcaatcaagtacacatcccatctcaacccatacgtagcccatccctctcccatttccaaagtcaactctctctctctccacccatccctctcttacaccacccatccctctcatatccttcttacaacaccatttcactctatccctctctcattctctctaccatttttcaagcttccataagagaaaagctctaaggagagaaaagatcaaggcccacttcctacccccacatctcaccatctaacccttcaaacttcatcatccacccttaaagaagaagcttaggagctaaggagtccaaggagctaaagaagaagacaatcggtgggtgatcctaggattttcaccgttgatttttatttgagggcccacttgtggtgggacccatttgatgtatgtgttgtaaatggagaggagctcatagtggcggagctcctcctcGCACACacgtcgtctctctctctctctctccctccctcattgttgatggcccacctgatgatttacatattttatccatgctgtccatttagtggactacaccacagtccacttgtggggcccaccttgctgcctatCCAGCAGGTAGGCCTGCTGCCTGTTCGTTTGGACATGCCTCGATGacggaaaaacacaaatatcagctttattcaaagctgttggtggccacacgtgtgaacccacctcatgcatgtgttacatctggGTTGTCCATCTATTGGACGGCCAACAACACATGGCtgctgttgacgtcagcaagttctgtggtcccaccatgaggtttggttatatccagaccgtttgTCCTtttaggacgtgggacccacccacacgtgccacCCATGGGCCACCATGTCATGATTACTTTCAGGGCCACCATGTCATTATCTAGAAGAATGTTACTTGGCTTGAGATCACAGTGAGAAATGGGCGTTTGGCAATGGTGATGAAGATAATCCAGAGCATAAGCCACATCAATGGCTATGTTTAACCTCTGAATAAGGTTCAAAGTCCTTGGCTTATGTTCCTCATCGACTTTTGGATGCAACCACTCCTCTAAACTTCCATTCGGCATGTACTCAAAAACTAGCGCTTTGAAATCATTGCCCTTAAAATCGATGCTTGAGCAGGATGCTAAGATCTTGACGAGATTCCGATGCCTAACATTTCTCAATGCCTCGCATTCTACAAGGAAGCTCCTAGAAGCTCCTTGTCGTTGAAGATTGAGTACTTTCACTGCAAAAATTTGGCCATCTGAAACAAAGTATCCTTTATAAACAGAACCATAACTTCTTACGCCAATCAAATTGTGTGAAGAGAACCCCTCAGTTGCTTTGAGAAGCTCCCCATAAGAGACGTTCTTGTACCGGTCTTCCGAGGAAGTTTGCAAATGCTTCTGTCTTGATTTTCTTCTCCAAAGAAGAGGAGTGAAGcacaacaataataaaatcaAACACACAGCAACAACGATGACTGGTATGATTACTTTCAGGTTTAAAAACCTTTGCGATTTGGATCTCAAAACAAGGCATTTGGGTAGGCCTAATTTTGGGATACCTCACATAGTTTACTGTTCCCTATGACAGAAATCCCACTTGCATTTTCAAACACCCCTTGGACAGGCACTTGGCCCTCAAAATCATTGAAAGAAAGATTTAGTTTACGTAATGAAGTAAAATTCTCTAGATATTTTGGAATTAGCCCACTCAAGTTATTTCGTGAGAAATCCAACTCTTCAATACCTGTCAAGGTGTTCCAAGACTTGGGAATGGTCCCTTGAAAGGCATTACCTTCCATCTACAACCGTTCCAAGCTCTGGCAACCGCTTAGCGTTTCAGGAATTTCCCCCGACAGTTCGTTCTCGGAAACATCTAGTTCTTCAAGATTTTTCAAGCTACCCACTTCCCCGGGTAAGGACCCAATCAAAGAGTTTCTAGCTAAGTTGAGAGATATTAACAGAGAAGTGAGGCTAACGAGCTGTTTGGGTATTGTACCATTGAGGTTATTTTGGGAAAGGTTCAAAACTCTCAGTTTTTGGCAATTTCCAAGACTACGAGGTATGTTTCCCAATAGGCTGTTTTCTTGCAGGTAAAACTCATTCAATTCAGTGAGGTTGCCAAAGGAAGATGGAATTCGCCCAGAAAATCTATTCACCGACCAGTCTAAAAATTGCAGCTTTTGAAGCTTCCCTATACTGATAGGAATGGTACCTGTGAAATTGTTATGATCCAGATTCAATTGGTTCAAGCTGACGAGATTCCCAATCCCCGGAGGAATGCTTCCATACAAATGGTTGAATCCAATCGCCAGCCAATTGAGTCGGGTCGACAGATTGGCTATGGAACTGGGCGGCAAGccttggaaactgttgttatgaAATCCAAATTTTTCCAAGTAGCTACAGTTGGGAAGCGAATAGATGAATTTCAACTCATCTTCTTCCCCTGTTCCAAGTCGGTTACCACCAATAGTGAATATACGAAGATATCGAAGAGTCCCAACATTCATAGGAACTCCGCCAGTAAAATTGTTGTTGGTGAGATAGATCTCTTCAAAGAAAGAAGCATTTGCTAGCGAAACCGGAACGGGTCCGGTAAACCAGTTTCTTGACACATATAAGTACCGGAGGTTAGGAAGAAGGAGGCCTAAGACGGGCGGAAGGGTTCCGAGAAGTTGATTTGCTGAGACTGCCAAAATAAATAGTGCAGAGAGATTGTAAATAGTGGAAGGGATTGTACCGGACAGATTATTTTCAGCTATGTGGAGGAATTTTAAATTTGGGATGCGACCTAAATCGGTTGGGATGCTTCCATGTAAGTTATTTCTACTTAAAAGAAAGATGAGTGAGAGACGAAAGGTTTCCTAGCCAAGGTGGGATGCTTCCGACGAGATGGTTTACAGGGAGAAATAACCCACGGAGCTTCGATAAAGAGCTAAGCTCGATGGGAATCTCACCTACTAGCTCATTGAATTGAAAATAGATGACTCGGAGGTTGGAGCAGTAGGTGAGATTGGATGGGATTTCTCCTCCAAATGAATTGGAGCTGAGATCGAGAAGCCGGAGACGGAAAAGGCGTCCTATTTCTTGTGGAATTTTACCACGGAAGCTGTTGTCTTGGAGATCGATTAACGTGAGGAAAGTGAGATTTTCTACTTGGGGAGGAATAGAACCTTCCACTTTGAAGGACGTAGGTTGAGGACGGTGACCCTCTCATGCCTGAGACTGCATGTGATTCCTCGCCACTTGCAGAAATAAAGAGAATGGTTCCACGAGCTCATGACGTTGAGAGGATCTTTGGTTATTCGGTCCTTGAAGGCGAGCAGAGCCAGTCGATCGGTTTCGTTGGCTGGGACGGTGGCAGATCTAGACCGTTGGGACAAACACAAGAAGAGCGTGGCATGGAgaagaaatgaccaaaataaccTCGTACTCACAGATAGCAGCTCCATTCTGAAGGAGGAAATTGGGCTATGCAGTCCAAGCCATTGCCCAGCCTCATATTTGTAGTAATGACAGGCCCGCCTTCGATGTTGTACGTAGGCCAGATGAATTGACCGGACCTGACTGGAAACcgaatcaaaataaataaagaaaataataataataataataataataataataataataataagaaaagtaTAGATGAGAGCTCATGTATGTATGGTTCTACGGCTTAATTAGCCTACCCTTGGCCTTGTATTTCAGACTTAAACCTGAGTTTGGGTTGTAGCAGATTGGTTTTGAAGGAGCCCGATCCAAAAAGTTCAAAATTCGGCCCGAGACCAACCCTAAGCctagcccgttgacagccctaggcccgtcacaccacaaggaacaagtTGGGAGAGGATGCTTGCCGTGGATTTGAATGGGGGCTATCGTGTAGTGTATAtgtaatccacaccattgatGGGCCTATATGAAGGGTTAGAgcaaaaatcaggttgttttaCAATTCAAGTGTGAACGCTTTCTTCCCTGATGTGCATGCACATAGGCTAAATGTGCAACACGGTGGAAGATTGCCTTTCATTGGATGGCATTTTTGTCATGATGTGCGGTTGATCTTTTTGAGGTGACGATAACTCGTATATGGTTTGTTTAGCTTGTTTTGACTTTCTTGACTGTGCAGTACCTTTCAAAGGTGGCTAGAATAATACGTTTGAAATGGTTGGAATCACCACCATCCATTTTGGTGATGTAACAGTTCACAATAGGCCAGAGCCATAAACTTGCCTAGTAATTAAGGTTGAAGAATTGTGAAAATACCAACCTGAATGAATCTTATGATTAACTTGCGATCCTTACAATCTGGATAATGGTCTCGGTTACAAGAGAAGAATGGGGTTAGGCACATTCTCTCGCTCGCACTAGCGTGCGATCTCTACTTAAGGGACTtgcaattttcaaaaaaatcatatCTGCAAGAAATGTTAGTCATAAGCCCATGCTACATATAACCTACAAGAAGGTTGGGCaggcaaaaaggaaaaaagtaaCCGGATCCTAACATTAATTCagtcttttcctttttgttttctacTTGTTATCGTTATTCTTCCTTTGAATGGGCAAGTTTCCGTGCCAATTAATCAGGTGCCTCATTtatgtttggatgcaacactGAATTGAATTCACATCGAGGGGTATTACTCTAAGTTGTAATCAGACTTCAAAGGGATATGTGTCCTATTTTGTTTGAATACTAGGATGTCATTTATTTTCATCCCTTTTAAAATGAATATTCATAATTTTATTGTCCCTTTAAATAAAATTCCTCTTAATTTTGCTTTTCAGTTGTGAtgtttttcatttgaaaatttatagAAAACCTGTTTGCTATCGACATCAGGTGTAACCAATGTATGCTAGTTAACCGTCATTTTATTCCATGCATAAAAATTAGCGACGGCAGTATTAACGACGGCGTTTGGAAGTCGCAAATTTTAGCGCTAGTAATTCCCTAATTCGCAATGGTTTATTGTGGCATTTTTGGCTTTAGCGGCAGTTATGGACCATCGACCAATGGGGATGGTCCTATAACCGTTGATTTTTCGCAACGGTTTAGACGTCTTTGGCGACAGCAAAATGCAATTGAAACTGTTAATGTTTATTAGCGATGGTTTTCGACTGTCGTTTTTTCACCGTTTAAGCATTGTAGATCGGACCTGCCCACTTCTGTATACCattgtgatagatgatacgcagcATTTAAAAGTACCTAGCAATTGAACACACGGAATTCAAGTTATTCAAACTAAACTGCCAAAATAATAGATGTGATGCttaagatgtatcatgaaccaaaagttTAAGCCCATTTTATTATCTGGATGTCTGATTGGAGGACTTGTATTGGATGGTTCAGAATGGAGACCATCCAATGAtcttatttcaataaacaagtttCCATGTATCAAAGGTTAGCCACACTGGCTTACATAGTCTTATTTGAGTTAATTTGTGCCACGTGCACAATTTTCACGTGTAGCCAGTTCATCACGTGAATTCCAATAACGTTGAGACAATTCAAAGGGTCAACGGCCAGAGCGAGCTGAGGCTTAGCCCAAAAATCGGACGCGGATTTGCTACTTAcacgttgagtagcaagactcgctactgaagtgacgtcaccaagttctgtgggccacaccatgatgtatgttttatatctacaccgtccatccatttggagagatcatattaggttatgatccaaaaaatgattcagatctaaagctcgagaggaccccaccacaaataacagtggggagagtgatgcccaccattaaaaagttctaagggccacaaaagttttcaattaagctaatatttgtgttttcccttctttcatgtctgctttaacacatgaacaggtgggatctcaaataaacatcatggtggaccttcggaaggtttcaacggcgggcgttactctcatcactgttttctgtgatggggtccaccccagccttggatctgcctcgttcttcggatgctctaaaatgatctctccaaatgtatggacggtgttgatacaacacacac belongs to Magnolia sinica isolate HGM2019 chromosome 8, MsV1, whole genome shotgun sequence and includes:
- the LOC131253754 gene encoding putative receptor-like protein kinase At3g47110, giving the protein MEMKNVVMERQAIKDLYLRSEFTEIEVKSPLWGEVSANQLLGTLPPVLGLLLPNLRYLYVSRNWFTGPVPVSLANASFFEEIYLTNNNFTGGVPMNVGTLRYLRIFTIGGNRLGTGEEDELKFIYSLPNCSYLEKFGFHNNSFQGLPPSSIANLSTRLNWLAIGFNHLYGSIPPGIGNLVSLNQLNLDHNNFTGTIPISIGKLQKLQFLDWSVNRFSGRIPSSFGNLTELNEFYLQENSLLGNIPRSLGNCQKLRVLNLSQNNLNGTIPKQLVSLTSLLISLNLARNSLIGSLPGEVGSLKNLEELDVSENELSGEIPETLSGCQSLERL
- the LOC131253753 gene encoding probable LRR receptor-like serine/threonine-protein kinase At3g47570, with the protein product MEGNAFQGTIPKSWNTLTGIEELDFSRNNLSGLIPKYLENFTSLRKLNLSFNDFEGQVPVQGVFENASGISVIGNIIVVAVCLILLLLCFTPLLWRRKSRQKHLQTSSEDRYKNVSYGELLKATEGFSSHNLIGVRSYGSVYKGYFVSDGQIFAVKVLNLQRQGASRSFLVECEALRNVRHRNLVKILASCSSIDFKGNDFKALVFEYMPNGSLEEWLHPKVDEEHKPRTLNLIQRLNIAIDVAYALDYLHHHCQTPISHCDLKPTSQCESFGASIYWLRSPTLEAISVLASDCEVSETSNQTLE
- the LOC131253752 gene encoding secreted RxLR effector protein 161-like; translated protein: MKDCNPSCTPAETGLKLTKDSQGKRVDDTLYKQMVGSLMYLNATRPDIMHAVSLINRFMDCLKEMHLLATKRIFRYLQGTTDYGILYKKGEKSELFGFTDSDCAGDLDDKKSTSGYVFMMGLGAISWSLKKQSIITLSTTEAEFVCLSSCLVAGDSCSTSLQTKGNYNHFL